The Christiangramia flava JLT2011 region TTTCCACACTGCTTCAGGAAAATGATATTCCTTATCCTGAATTCGGAACAGCGGAAACTGCTGAAGAAGCCTTAAAACTGGCAGACGATCTGAATTTTCCAATTCTGGTAAGACCTTCATACGTTCTGGGTGGTCAGGGTATGAAGATCGTCATCAACAAGGAAGATCTGGAAGCTCACGTAATTGACCTTCTAAGAAAAATTCCGAATAATAAACTATTACTAGATCATTACCTGGACGGAGCCATTGAGGCCGAAGCTGATGCGATCTGCGATGGCGAAGATGTTTATATTATCGGGATCATGGAGCATGTGGAGCCTTGTGGAATACATTCCGGTGATTCCAACGCGTTGCTACCTCCTTTCACTTTAGGAGATCTTGTGCTGCAACAGATCAAAGACCATACGAAGAAGATCGCTTTAGCGCTGAACACGGTTGGTTTGATCAATATTCAGTTTGCAATTAAAGATGATCAGGTTTATATTATTGAGGCGAACCCGAGAGCATCTCGTACGGTTCCTTTTATTGCAAAAGCCTATAAAGAGCCTTATGTAAACTATGCGACCAAGGTAATGCTCGGCGAAAAGAAACTGAAAGATTTCAAATTTGAACCAAAACTGGATGGATATGCGATCAAGCAACCCGTTTTCTCTTTTAATAAATTCCATAAAGTGAATAAGCAACTGGGGCCTGAGATGAAGAGTACCGGTGAAAGTATCTTATTCATTGACAGTTTGAGAGATGATGATTTTTACGAGATCTATACTCGTAGAAAAATGTACTTAAGTAAATAAGTTGATCATAATATTACATTAAAACGGACCTATTTCAGGTCCGTTTTTTATTACTTTATACGGAATATATACTTGAAATGAGAGAATTGGTTTTGTTTTTCGGCGGGATGTATGGAACGCTGGCAGTGATTTTGGGTGCTTTTGGAGCCCATGCCTTAAAAAGATCTTTCAATGATGACCAGCTGAAAAGTTTTGAAACAGGGGTGCGTTACCAGATGTACCATGCCATTTTGCTATTGGTAAGCGGAATTGCCTTTCCGTTTTTGGAAACAGGACAGGTGCTATTTGCCTGGGCAGTAATAATCGGCGTTTTTCTGTTCTCCTTCAGTATTTATGGACTTACGTGGTTTGCTTCCAGAGGGAAAAAACTTAGCTTTCTGGGGCCGGTCACCCCGTTTGGCGGTTTATTGCTGATCATTGGATGGATCATTTTCACTATTGAAATCATGTCCATCGCGCCTTATTTTCAGCCTTAGTCACGACAATCCACTCTCTGTAACACAATATTGTTATTGATCTGTAAATTTTGATGATCATCAAATTGTGTACGGTTGCCTTTGCTGATAATGGGGCCAAAACCCTCCTTTAAGCCGTCAGCGGTTTTTAGGAAAAAAACTTCCCGGGTAGATTGTTGCCCTTCCGAATTAAAAGAATAATCGGCAAAAAGGCTGTCTCCGGAAAATCTTCCCTGTATCTCCCCACGATTGCTATCTTTTTCATACAAGTTGTAACTAAGATCTCCGGAAACCATATGATCTTCAGTAACCGTTATGGAAAGATAGATCGAATCCTTGCTATTTTCCATCGCAAAACATTCTTTATGTTTTTTGACCGGAAGTTTTTCAGGTTCACTGATTTTTTCTTCCACTCGCTTTTCAGCATGTTTCTCTGACTGATTGTTGCATCCTGAAAGTAGGAAAATTCCACCGAGAAGAAAGGCGGTAAAAGTCCGTATAAAAATTTTGCCGTTCATGTTCACCAAGTTATTAAACTTTCTCTTATAACGACAACCCGATTTCATTAGATATGCGATTTAGTAAAAGTTTAAGATAGCCAATAAACAATTTTGTCAAAATGCTGATTTTAAGGCTTAAAAATCTGCTGAAATAAATTTTATGATTTTTAGAATGTTAAAAATTTGCTAAAAAAGAAATTTGTTTTGAAATTAGGATAAAACCAAACGACCCATGAGAAAATCTGCTAACCCTACTAAAGAGTTTCCTCAGTTATTACGTAGTACGTCCTTTGAATCCTTAGGAAACTTAATCATTGTGCTATTAGGTGCTATGACCATCACCTATATTACATTATTTTGGTGAAGCTTCCCTGCGACGATATTTTTCCGCAAACCAGGAAATAAGTATCAGTTGCATGGAGTGGTAAAGCATTATTGGCAGCAGGAGTAATCCCGCACTGGCGCTTTGCCCGAATATGACCTTGATCATAACGGAACCGTGAACCAGTGATTTTTTGGTTCCGCAGAATTGCGCCGTGATCTTATCTTCAGTTTTTAAATTAAGTTTTTCAGCTACATATCCTAATAGAAAATAGACGAACAAGAAGAAAATAACGACCAGTATCACTAATTTCAGCAGTTGAAATTTTGATGCGCTAGTGAATAATCCGGAGCCGAAAGATTCGCTAAAACTTGAATACACAATAAGCAGGATTGTGCCCTTGTCTAACAATCCCAATTGTTTGGAATATTTTTTCGCCCAGTTCCCCAACAATCGTTGCAGAAACAAGCCTATTACCAGGGGAACAATGATCTGGATAACCAGTTTTTGCACCACATTT contains the following coding sequences:
- a CDS encoding DUF423 domain-containing protein, which encodes MRELVLFFGGMYGTLAVILGAFGAHALKRSFNDDQLKSFETGVRYQMYHAILLLVSGIAFPFLETGQVLFAWAVIIGVFLFSFSIYGLTWFASRGKKLSFLGPVTPFGGLLLIIGWIIFTIEIMSIAPYFQP
- a CDS encoding bile acid:sodium symporter family protein; amino-acid sequence: MKFNGFIVGIFCMIAGAYFFPEGTDLLPLKTIIDIGIGLIFLFYGLKLSPSEFKAGILNYRIHLLIHLSTFLLFPLLCLACLPLFPEGIHSNFWIALFFLGTLPSTVSSSVVMVSLAKGNVPAAIFNASLSGLIGIFATPFWLSLILGKTGEFDFLNVVQKLVIQIIVPLVIGLFLQRLLGNWAKKYSKQLGLLDKGTILLIVYSSFSESFGSGLFTSASKFQLLKLVILVVIFFLFVYFLLGYVAEKLNLKTEDKITAQFCGTKKSLVHGSVMIKVIFGQSASAGLLLLPIMLYHSMQLILISWFAEKYRRREASPK